The following are from one region of the Anguilla rostrata isolate EN2019 chromosome 7, ASM1855537v3, whole genome shotgun sequence genome:
- the LOC135258446 gene encoding up-regulator of cell proliferation-like has protein sequence MTGTSLDELVSDLGLEHHLKNKVTLSKVLEIDGETSSDESIQSLKSLPWCFLRRLMMVNVTARSVRCASKQDTGPQTLGSLLNTLCNPQASSNRVNPLDLITAVFLCSDGFLQQEMVLKMSMCQFSVPLLLPVCDTQQCTLMLWAMRDVVKKYKPHSLEDQRGFVEESIVVSKLPLVSFVRLKNSSLSKSQILNQVLSNPQQYHETFVHRNMECGDTPRRISNGLVEISWYLPSGKRNIDIFSEPLAIANLRGDLRDFETQYAFLCHNSAAIFVFCDDFGSEYKFLDSQHLKDHWFWIINSQSKSFNKDDFRRCVSELELNPSNIIIKGPQINDTEFIKTLRLGISGILKGNVVKMSIERMSDVAHELGIHVDEDCDCCKNGKQKADEITKRISDIPSFKEKELPLQGTAWKQLAKLEKEVCRMKNAGEKNIEVYRNELTEQMQQLRAQQRAHNISESMSCFIKAMPGSTEERKYFLKWMKIKLDNLSRKNLPLLRAEYKEQCQNSEENKELIAELDRRICSCSLGTEHFLREMGQLYETACSLPDGPTPQIQGLPRLAAELLQEGFPLELVDGDASNIPLQWVTQVLKELNQLTQDKCKIRVVTVLGVQSTGKSTLLNTMFGVQFAVSSGRCTRGAFMLLIRVKEEFKKQLRCDYIMVIDTEGLKSPELAQLDDSYEHDNELATLVVGLSDITVINIAMENCTEMKDILQIVVHAFLRMKEVGRKPCCQFVHQNVPDISAHDKNMRDRKLLLEQLNEMTQAAAKMEKGGNNKIFTDVMEYDPERNNWYIPGLWHGIPPMAPVNVGYSDSVNQFKRSVIEHFKEHKSGKSSPHTFTEFLKWTKSLWKAVKYENFIFSFRNSLVAEAYTQLCTEFNKLEWAFRKSMYSWLSQAETKVSNFGTIAGQIQPSSKVDDLLRSLKYEASLELTKGEKLILDNLAEFYKRSEGHVHLVEKYKEEFINSAKTIRKETENSVKNKLEAAVEIRKGMFRLENIKKNHTAVMEQKVLDLVKKCRKSKVLSDQQLGAEFEKMWNDTVAELKFSGLEKQDIVQDIFHQLWVNLEMKGSSVCEMLSKVSNLSDCGIDPFKVKSEGIFKKIWNKMFEDEQKIKTQKMVDHIIESSRQFVAEQVRTRSDYHNTYMMDLFRMIDENLDKHRDLETSADFQASLKIHICGHAAREFLKMHLNFIHTNDPRCCLKQFKEQYRTDFKDLFNERDQCQKKAEEFTYNCLAPAVKEYITKSLGPDLVDEVLRGKKAKDFSTRTFFQFSILKQLLSDDNFENFVNYIRNYENFVQGWIFDQMIQQFSAGDGLRKIEIKHLKDMVERLKEAIKNAEMKANERVTERGEENQNIQQFIQNICSDLQELVIPKDPLRAILTLNTAKPEDFSQCLKVLVDEMEQSFTAEFQRGGDVRARLTSLPFQPQKELFNRVFGCGRQCPFCKTPCEAGGKNHTEHFASIHRPLGTGSYRYTVSGQLYVDVCSTCVVSEGTFGSPETEWKCHPYKDYRSIYPDWHIQPDTSIQASDYWKYVFKKFNKMFAEEYHAMPADIPSLWRDITHDRAMKSLEESFQMKTEG, from the coding sequence aTGACAGGAACTAGTCTGGATGAACTGGTGAgtgacttgggactggaacaCCACCTGAAGAACAAGGTGACTCTGAGCAAGGTGCTGGAGATTGATGGAGAGACTTCAAGTGATGAAAGCATCCAGTCTCTGAAATCTCTGCCGTGGTGTTTCCTGAGGAGGTTGATGATGGTGAATGTGACTGCTAGGAGTGTGAGGTGCGCGTCAAAACAGGATACAGGACCCCAGACCCTGGGCAGCTTACTGAACACCCTGTGCAATCCACAGGCCAGCAGCAACAGAGTCAACCCCCTGGACCTCATaactgctgtgtttctctgctcaGACGGCTTCCTCCAGCAGGAGATGGTTTTGAAAATGTCCATGTGCCAGTTCTCCGTGCCTCTGCTGCTTCCTGTATGTGATACACAGCAGTGCACTTTAATGCTCTGGGCCATGAGGGATGTTGTGAAAAAGTACAAGCCGCACTCTTTGGAGGACCAAAGAGGGTTTGTGGAGGAGAGCATTGTTGTCTCTAAACTCCCACTGGTCTCTTTTGTGAGGCTGAAAAACAGCAGCTTGTCCAAGTCTCAGATTCTGAACCAAGTTCTCAGCAACCCTCAGCAGTACCACGAAACCTTTGTTCACAGAAACATGGAGTGCGGTGACACCCCACGGAGGATTTCCAACGGGCTGGTGGAGATCAGCTGGTATCTTCCCAGTGGGAAGAGAAACATTGACATCTTCTCTGAGCCACTGGCTATAGCTAACCTCCGTGGGGACCTCAGGGACTTTGAAACTCAGTACGCTTTCCTTTGTCACAACTCTGCTgccatatttgtgttttgtgatgattTTGGGTCTGAATACAAATTTCTGGACTCCCAGCACCTGAAAGATCATTGGTTCTGGATCATCAATTCACAGAGCAAGAgcttcaataaagatgatttcagAAGATGTGTTTCTGAGTTAGAGCTAAATCCCAGTAACATCATCATAAAGGGTCCGCAGATTAATGATACAGAATTCATCAAAACCCTGCGTTTGGGTATCAGTGGAATTTTAAAGGGAAACGTGGTCAAAATGAGCATTGAACGGATGTCTGATGTAGCCCATGAGCTTGGAATCCATGTTGATGAAGATTGTGACTGCTGTAAGAATGGAAAGCAGAAGGCTGATGAAATCACAAAAAGGATTTCTGATATACCGAGCTTCAAGGAGAAAGAGCTGCCCTTGCAAGGGACTGCATGGAAACAGCTGGCCAAACTGGAGAAGGAAGTGTGCAGGATGAAAAATGCTGGGGAGAAAAACATAGAAGTTTACAGGAATGAGCTAACAGAACAGATGCAGCagctcagagcacagcagagggcTCACAACATCTCAGAGTCTATGTCCTGTTTCATCAAAGCAATGCCTGGTTCCACAGAGGAGCGCAAGTATTTCCTCAAGTGGATGAAGATCAAACTGGACAACCTGTCACGCAAAAACCTTCCACTCCTTCGGGCGGAGTACAAGGAACAGTGTCAGAATTCTGAGGAAAACAAGGAGCTCATTGCAGAGTTGGACAGGAGGATCTGCAGTTGCTCCTTGGGGACAGAGCACTTCCTGCGGGAAATGGGTCAGCTGTATGAAACGGCCTGCTCACTCCCTGATGGCCCCACCCCTCAGATTCAGGGCCTGCCACGTCTGGCTGCCgagctgctgcaggaaggcTTCCCTCTGGAGCTGGTGGATGGAGATGCATCCAACATTCCTCTGCAGTGGGTGACTCAGGTTCTGAAGGAACTCAATCAACTAACACAGGACAAATGTAAGATCCGAGTGGTGACTGTACTGGGGGTGCAGAGCACTGGGAAGTCCACCCTCCTGAACACCATGTTTGGGGTCCAGTTTGCCGTCAGTAGTGGCAGGTGCACAAGAGGGGCCTTCATGCTCCTCATCAGAGTGAAAGAggaatttaaaaagcagcttcGGTGTGATTACATCATGGTTATTGACACTGAAGGTCTGAAGTCACCAGAGTTGGCCCAGTTGGATGACAGTTATGAGCATGATAATGAACTGGCCACTCTGGTGGTGGggctgagtgacatcacagtcatcaaCATCGCCATGGAGAACTGCACAGAGATGAAGGACATCCTGCAGATTGTGGTGCACGCCTTCCTGCGCATGAAAGAAGTTGGGAGAAAACCCTGCTGTCAGTTTGTGCACCAGAATGTACCAGACATCTCTGCCCATGACAAGAACATGAGAGACAGGAAGCTtctgctggagcagctgaatGAGATGACCCAAGCAGCAGCTAAGATGGAAAAAGGgggaaacaacaaaatatttactgATGTCATGGAGTATGATCCAGAGAGAAACAACTGGTACATCCCTGGGCTCTGGCATGGCATCCCTCCCATGGCACCGGTGAATGTTGGCTACAGTGATTCTGTGAATCAGTTCAAGAGGAGTGTGATTGAGCATTTTAAGGAACACAAATCTGGAAAGagctcaccacacacattcactgagtTCCTTAAATGGACCAAGAGTTTGTGGAAGGCAGTGAAGTATGAGAACTTCATCTTTAGTTTTCGCAACAGCCTTGTGGCTGAAGCTTATACTCAGCTTTGCACTGAGTTCAACAAATTGGAGTGGGCCTTCAGGAAGAGCATGTACTCCTGGTTAAGCCAAGCTGAGACAAAGGTGTCAAACTTTGGCACAATAGCAGGACAGATTCAGCCATCCTCAAAGGTGGACGACTTACTGCGCAGCCTGAAATATGAGGCCTCCCTAGAACTCACTAAAGGGGAAAAGCTCATTTTGGACAACCTCGCTGAATTCTACAAGAGGTCTGAAGGACACGTTCACTTAGTAGAGAAGTACAAGGAGGAATTCATCAACTCAGCCAAAACCATAcggaaggagacagagaactCTGTTAAAAACAAGCTAGAGGCAGCTGTGGAGATCAGAAAAGGTATGTTCAGGTTAGAGAACATCAAGAAAAATCATACAGCTGTAATGGAGCAAAAGGTTCTGGACCTGGTGAAGAAATGCAGGAAAAGTAAAGTTCTGTCAGATCAACAGCTGGGGGCGGAATTTGAGAAGATGTGGAATGACACTGTGGCAGAACTAAAGTTCTCTGGCCTGGAAAAACAAGATATTGTCCAAGATATCTTCCACCAGCTATGGGTTAACTTAGAGATGAAAGGCAGCTCAGTATGTGAAATGCTGTCCAAAGTGAGCAACTTGTCTGACTGTGGAATTGACCCATTCAAAGTGAAGAGTGaaggaatatttaaaaagatatgGAACAAAATGTTTGAAGATGAGCAGAAGATAAAGACACAGAAGATGGTTGATCACATCATTGAGTCCAGCAGGCAGTTTGTAGCTGAACAAGTGAGAACTAGGTCTGATTACCATAACACATACATGATGGACTTGTTTCGTATGATAGATGAAAACCTGGACAAGCACAGGGATCTGGAAACAAGTGCTGACTTTCAGGCCAGTCTAAAGATCCACATCTGTGGACATGCAGCACGAGAGtttctaaaaatgcatttgaattttatcCATACAAATGATCCACGTTGCTGTCTGAAGCAGTTCAAGGAACAGTACCGCACTGACTTTAAGGACCTATTCAATGAAAGAGACCAGTGtcagaagaaagcagaggagtTCACCTACAACTGTCTTGCACCAGCGGTGAAGGAATACATCACCAAGTCTCTGGGCCCTGACCTTGTGGATGAAGTGTTGAGAGGAAAGAAAGCCAAGGATTTCAGCACTCGAACCTTCTTCCAGTTCTCAATCCTCAAGCAGCTGCTTTCAGATGATAACTTTGAGAACTTTGTGAATTACATAAGAAACTACGAGAACTTTGTGCAGGGCTGGATATTTGATCAGATGATACAACAGTTCTCAGCGGGAGATGGCCTCAGGAAAATTGAGATTAAGCACTTGAAGGATATGGTTGAACGATTAAAGGAAGCCATTAAGAATGCAGAGATGAAGGCCAATGAAAGAGTGACAGAAAGGGGTGAGGAGAACCAAAACATTCAGCAGTTCATTCAGAATATCTGTAGTGACCTACAGGAGCTTGTCATCCCCAAAGACCCCCTCAGAGCTATCCTGACGTTAAATACTGCCAAGCCAGAAGACTTTTCCCAGTGTCTGAAGGTGCTTGTGGATGAAATGGAGCAGTCCTTTACTGCAGAGTTTCAGAGGGGTGGGGATGTGAGGGCCAGGCTGACCTCACTGCCCTTTCAGCCACAGAAGGAGCTGTTTAACAGGGTGTTTGGCTGTGGGAGGCAGTGTCCCTTCTGCAAGACCCCATGTGAAGCAGGCGGCAAGAACCACACAGAGCACTTTGCTTCCATTCACCGTCCTCTGGGGACTGGGTCATACAGATACACGGTTTCGGGTCAATTATATGTTGATGTCTGCTCCACCTGTGTTGTCAGTGAGGGAACATTCGGTTCACCAGAAACAGAGTGGAAATGTCATCCATACAAGGACTATCGGAGCATTTACCCTGACTGGCACATCCAGCCTGACACGAGCATCCAGGCCTCAGACTACTGGAAGTACGTCTTCAAAAAGTTTAACAAGATGTTTGCCGAGGAATATCACGCTATGCCTGCAGACATCCCCTCTCTTTGGAGAGATATAACCCACGACCGAGCCATGAAAAGCCTGGAGGAATCCTTCCAGATGAAAACAGAAGGTTAA